A genomic stretch from Methanomassiliicoccales archaeon includes:
- a CDS encoding PKD domain-containing protein, translating into MNKFCGAVLLSVLLIITVPLSLETLEMEQHQTIISQAPHFLVEGDTTPPEIFDLFSTTLRTRIDPAFVGVGDFNNDSLKDIAVGSRVNKTIELFFQKTDGTFDIGPSKTINLGFTVTGMAIGDLDGDTTDDIIVTSATTQKVYLLYQKSNFSISPKDARPNPYGVVVGDFDQDGLKDFAYVSYNSSISPNCSFTVHLKKTNFYPENYVRLDVPAGLFKATFIETADLDQDGHPDLAIGDTDFSKIAIYKGGIESGMPTWSLIQVMDSNSLNNPIEMHFVQVDMLESEELVVLSRGDNKITIFRYDKTSGQLYEYITKEGLNNPATSAMLDTNDDLIPDLITVSRNTCIAEIFLTKLALPYGKSEFTFPSNAFPLKAVSKDINNDGLADLLISTNATSLNGSITIYYRLKSGFLSNANENIFLEGGSLPTSIVQGDFDGDGIIEVGAICLNDTLKFRKIGQNETGSKLTGMSPFEARTADLTNDTIPDIVVSNSGSNNITFYFGGVGFFQNQAVSLSLQVNGSLNSPKGVAIDDIDGDGKLDVIIACDLGIQMFFNTGAPPYFSESHSLTLLAQASSFTYLTTGNFNVGYETKMGWPTMKDIAAYNSSSHKLEIYFQYYPSRSFSIIQKAEFVPDASSVAVLVGSGKINNDSLDDLVVPLTNGQLVIYIQKTGLQNGFSDGSGSKFSTILQNGIWKASIGDLNDDGRDEIAIISNRIGLAHIIEFNGSAFSNLRSFSCGAGLGGLLVADANGDLRQDLLISSPLSSSISINYQNNLPPRALAVCVTNPPFNEGIGVRFDGRNSTDSYSDAASLNYTWSFSDGQIAYGNIVTHIFIKNGTYIVSLRVTDREGLSSYNNLSIDITDLAPIASFEINPQTIREGSSIEFTDTSTSYPDPIISRRWEFGDGTIDYGNNSSVRHIYMKSGIYRVNLTVTDSDGSTSSYSNTVTVLDNAPSALFIVSNAFPMENTTVYFKDQSTSYPDTIVAWSWDFGDGTNSYENNPAHVYVQNGTYTVQLTIWDSDGSTHSSSMIIQVQDSIPSVSFSFSPIVPNEGQLITFEDKSTAYDGIVSWSWDFGDGTNSNERNPSHYYNNNGTFSVKLTVVDRDGSIGISEKQISVKDTSPIIVKIFTQSSGGQMVEDAEIGIEVSIIPGWESVKNLRYWWDYNYSGSFNTCENTQINKTTHSFSRQGTYKIAVRVWDSDSFVEENIVINIYNVKPVARFSYRLVQSGEIRFDASLSEDTPSDLVTLEYQWNFDDGTNWLAWSRSPVILHMFESDGNYSVVLRVRDDDGAINTTSAWIIVDRKAPDIGNIIVGEVVVGKPIVITATVDDNIGLRNVTLFYEVSNETFSTIMLKKEGSSNTWVGQIKALNKTGIVVYWIEAVDNSGNKFTTGKLEFLVTEGAISPSLWILGLSIAGLALGGLYVYMRQFSTIVDEVFVIYEDGCLIAHDTRRLKPGMDDDVLSSMLIAIQDFVKTTFKDENTTALKRLDFGEKKILVEKGEKVYLAAVLHGKYDAKIAQKMLRILNEIQRDYGSVFAQWDGDLEKVRGVRDKAHLLFEKDWKVSIELFKSIGKRLSLKRAPKIECPICGEEISSSIGRCPSCGSELHFASISELEEVAKEITERDKTSNIKSEGIDQNENTTERYE; encoded by the coding sequence ACACGACTGATGACATCATAGTAACTTCCGCAACAACTCAAAAGGTATACCTGCTCTATCAGAAATCTAACTTTAGTATCAGCCCGAAAGACGCGAGACCGAACCCATATGGCGTCGTCGTAGGTGATTTCGATCAAGACGGATTAAAAGACTTTGCTTACGTAAGTTACAACTCTTCGATAAGCCCAAACTGCAGCTTTACCGTTCATTTAAAAAAGACAAACTTCTATCCAGAAAATTATGTTAGGCTAGACGTTCCAGCCGGTCTATTTAAAGCTACCTTTATTGAAACAGCAGATCTAGATCAGGACGGGCATCCGGATTTGGCAATTGGAGATACTGATTTTAGCAAGATAGCGATTTATAAAGGTGGTATAGAAAGCGGTATGCCCACTTGGTCTTTAATCCAGGTTATGGATTCAAATTCTTTGAACAATCCAATTGAGATGCATTTTGTACAAGTCGATATGCTTGAGTCTGAAGAGCTTGTTGTGCTTTCGAGAGGAGATAATAAGATTACCATTTTTAGATATGATAAGACGAGTGGACAATTGTATGAATACATCACCAAGGAGGGTCTTAATAATCCGGCAACAAGCGCAATGTTGGATACAAACGATGATTTGATTCCCGATTTGATCACTGTTTCAAGAAATACTTGCATCGCAGAAATCTTTCTAACGAAACTCGCTTTACCGTACGGGAAGTCAGAGTTCACTTTCCCATCAAATGCATTTCCTCTCAAAGCAGTTTCCAAAGACATCAACAATGATGGTCTCGCAGACCTTCTCATTTCGACAAATGCCACTTCATTGAATGGATCGATTACTATCTATTATAGATTGAAATCCGGCTTCCTTAGTAACGCGAATGAAAACATTTTTCTGGAAGGAGGAAGTCTACCGACATCGATCGTCCAAGGAGACTTTGACGGAGACGGAATCATAGAAGTAGGCGCTATTTGTTTAAACGATACTCTAAAATTCCGAAAAATAGGTCAAAATGAAACTGGATCAAAATTAACTGGAATGTCACCATTTGAAGCAAGGACAGCAGATCTGACGAATGATACAATACCAGACATTGTTGTTTCGAATTCAGGAAGCAATAACATTACATTCTATTTTGGAGGGGTTGGCTTCTTTCAGAATCAAGCAGTTTCGTTGTCATTACAGGTAAATGGATCACTTAACAGTCCAAAAGGAGTAGCGATCGACGACATAGATGGTGATGGAAAACTCGATGTCATCATTGCGTGCGACCTCGGGATCCAGATGTTTTTCAACACGGGGGCTCCCCCATATTTCAGCGAATCTCATTCCCTTACTCTCTTAGCGCAGGCGAGTAGTTTTACTTATCTTACAACTGGTAATTTCAATGTTGGATATGAGACGAAGATGGGATGGCCCACAATGAAAGACATTGCGGCTTATAATTCCAGCTCCCATAAATTGGAAATCTATTTTCAGTATTACCCTTCTCGTTCTTTTTCGATTATTCAGAAAGCAGAATTCGTCCCAGATGCCTCATCGGTTGCTGTCTTGGTAGGTTCTGGTAAAATCAATAACGATTCATTGGACGATCTTGTTGTACCATTAACTAACGGGCAATTGGTAATTTATATTCAGAAAACTGGTTTACAAAATGGATTTTCAGACGGTTCGGGCTCAAAGTTTTCGACGATTTTACAAAACGGAATCTGGAAGGCGTCAATCGGTGATTTGAACGATGATGGAAGAGATGAAATCGCAATCATATCCAATCGTATCGGCTTAGCACATATTATTGAATTCAATGGATCTGCTTTTTCAAACCTTCGATCGTTTTCGTGTGGTGCTGGCCTTGGAGGTCTGTTGGTCGCCGACGCGAATGGGGATCTAAGACAAGATTTGCTGATTTCATCGCCATTATCTTCCTCAATTTCAATCAATTATCAAAACAATCTTCCACCTCGCGCTCTTGCCGTCTGTGTGACTAATCCCCCATTCAATGAAGGTATTGGAGTGAGATTTGACGGGCGTAATTCCACAGATTCTTACTCCGATGCTGCTTCTCTCAATTATACGTGGTCCTTCAGCGATGGCCAGATAGCGTATGGAAATATTGTCACCCATATTTTTATCAAGAACGGAACGTACATTGTCTCTTTAAGAGTCACCGACCGAGAAGGACTCTCAAGTTACAACAATCTTTCGATAGACATTACTGATTTAGCTCCAATCGCATCCTTTGAAATCAATCCTCAAACAATCAGAGAAGGTTCATCGATTGAATTCACCGATACCTCGACGTCGTATCCAGACCCGATTATCTCACGGCGATGGGAATTTGGTGACGGAACTATCGATTACGGAAATAACAGCTCTGTCAGACATATCTACATGAAGAGTGGCATATACCGAGTCAATCTGACCGTCACGGACAGCGACGGATCGACCAGTTCGTATTCCAATACCGTCACGGTACTCGATAACGCACCATCTGCTTTGTTTATTGTTTCAAACGCGTTTCCAATGGAGAACACAACGGTGTACTTTAAGGATCAATCGACATCGTACCCCGACACGATTGTCGCTTGGTCTTGGGATTTTGGAGATGGAACAAATAGCTATGAAAATAATCCTGCTCACGTCTATGTCCAAAACGGCACATATACTGTGCAGCTAACGATTTGGGATTCCGATGGCAGTACCCATTCGTCTTCAATGATCATTCAAGTGCAGGATTCGATTCCTTCCGTCTCGTTCTCATTCAGTCCGATAGTACCAAACGAAGGTCAGCTCATAACATTCGAGGATAAATCAACGGCGTACGATGGCATCGTGTCGTGGTCGTGGGACTTTGGTGATGGGACAAATTCCAACGAAAGAAATCCCAGTCATTATTACAATAATAACGGTACGTTCAGTGTAAAACTCACCGTGGTTGATAGGGATGGATCCATTGGCATCTCCGAAAAGCAGATTTCGGTCAAAGATACATCCCCTATCATTGTCAAGATATTTACGCAATCAAGTGGCGGCCAGATGGTAGAGGATGCGGAAATCGGTATAGAAGTTAGTATAATACCTGGATGGGAGAGTGTAAAAAATCTAAGGTACTGGTGGGATTACAATTACTCCGGCTCCTTTAATACCTGCGAGAACACACAAATTAATAAGACAACCCATTCATTTTCCAGGCAAGGTACATACAAGATTGCAGTCAGAGTATGGGACTCTGATTCTTTTGTTGAGGAAAATATTGTAATAAATATTTACAATGTCAAACCAGTAGCTAGGTTTTCTTACAGACTTGTGCAGAGCGGAGAGATTCGATTTGATGCAAGTCTTTCAGAGGACACACCAAGCGATTTGGTCACGCTAGAATATCAATGGAATTTTGATGATGGAACAAACTGGTTAGCTTGGAGCCGTAGCCCTGTGATACTTCATATGTTCGAAAGTGATGGCAACTACAGCGTCGTCTTAAGAGTGAGGGACGATGATGGTGCCATTAATACTACCAGTGCTTGGATAATTGTTGATAGAAAGGCTCCAGATATCGGAAACATCATTGTTGGAGAGGTGGTTGTAGGAAAACCTATTGTAATTACCGCAACTGTCGACGATAATATCGGATTAAGAAATGTGACTCTATTTTATGAAGTCAGCAATGAGACTTTTTCAACGATAATGTTAAAGAAAGAAGGATCGAGCAATACATGGGTTGGTCAAATAAAGGCCCTAAACAAGACAGGGATTGTAGTATACTGGATTGAAGCAGTTGATAACAGTGGAAACAAGTTCACGACTGGTAAATTAGAATTCCTTGTTACCGAGGGCGCGATCTCGCCCTCTCTTTGGATTTTGGGCTTGAGCATCGCTGGGCTTGCACTCGGAGGACTCTACGTCTACATGAGGCAGTTCTCAACCATTGTAGACGAAGTTTTTGTGATTTATGAAGATGGTTGTCTCATAGCGCACGATACGCGACGTTTGAAGCCTGGGATGGATGATGACGTTCTCAGCAGCATGCTCATAGCCATTCAGGATTTTGTCAAGACTACATTTAAGGATGAAAACACGACGGCACTCAAACGACTCGATTTTGGCGAAAAGAAAATCCTTGTTGAAAAAGGGGAAAAGGTTTATTTAGCCGCCGTCCTCCACGGAAAGTACGATGCAAAGATCGCCCAGAAGATGCTAAGAATCCTCAACGAGATCCAGCGGGATTACGGGAGTGTCTTTGCGCAATGGGACGGCGATCTCGAAAAGGTGAGAGGGGTACGGGACAAAGCCCATCTCCTTTTTGAGAAAGACTGGAAGGTCTCGATCGAACTCTTCAAGTCAATTGGAAAACGCCTCAGTTTGAAGAGAGCCCCGAAGATCGAATGCCCGATCTGTGGTGAAGAGATTTCATCAAGCATTGGTCGATGCCCTTCGTGTGGATCCGAGTTACACTTCGCTAGCATATCTGAACTCGAGGAAGTCGCGAAGGAAATTACTGAAAGAGACAAAACATCAAATATCAAAAGCGAAGGCATCGATCAAAATGAAAATACAACAGAAAGATATGAATGA